Proteins from one Loktanella sp. M215 genomic window:
- a CDS encoding OmpA family protein: MRLSLKSTTSLVLSLSLATPVFAQDAQPFPCVTGDGQTVNDASQFSTALITGLATQAVATPGGDAPTCNADAYAQALTEGGDPLAAALATASAETKAVLIPEDASATATAEVAAGPAPADQAVADPAAADQAAADQAAADQAVADQAAADQAAADKAAADQSAADQAAADQAAADQAAADQAAADQAVADQAAADQAAADQAAADQAAADQAAADQAAADKAAADQAAAAQAVTDQPAADQAAPAADATTSADATTAPAADASTSADAATALAADTATDDAAAAAAAIAAQSGDAATADATATPETTTTEAAPADAAPTSTIETDTTAETSTPPAAPTTTEAAPATADTTATAEVQPAPLTAEEQAARDAERQAARESSAAATATSADLANDPAVVTEEVTQQGVRSASQDFATSVTGDTTTTTTTGDAPVTAENTDKGGLSTFEKALVLGLGAVAVGAILKNGDKVVSNSGDRVVVQRDGELRVLKNDDVLLRQPGAQVATRTFDDGSTLTTVTREDNSVVTTIRAADGTVLRRSLTRADGTDVALIDDLDNTTPVVISSLPPVPQETVSTSSVALSDQAALQAALTASLRADTGRTYSLEQVRDIREVRALAPQVELAAITFETGSAAIQQSQADELASLGGAIRQIVANDPSAVFLVEGHTDAVGDAGYNLALSDRRAESVALALSQYFQVPPENLVTQGYGEQFLKVNTQTGERANRRAAVRNISELLSNS, translated from the coding sequence ATGCGTCTGTCACTGAAATCCACGACCTCGCTCGTGCTGTCGCTGTCGTTGGCGACCCCTGTCTTCGCACAGGACGCACAACCCTTTCCCTGCGTCACCGGCGACGGCCAGACCGTCAATGACGCCAGCCAGTTCTCGACGGCCCTGATCACCGGCCTCGCGACGCAAGCCGTCGCGACCCCCGGTGGCGATGCCCCCACCTGCAACGCCGACGCCTACGCGCAGGCCCTGACGGAAGGCGGCGATCCCCTGGCCGCCGCCCTCGCGACCGCATCCGCTGAAACCAAGGCGGTCCTGATCCCCGAGGACGCCAGCGCCACGGCGACCGCCGAGGTCGCCGCCGGTCCCGCCCCAGCCGATCAAGCCGTCGCTGATCCAGCCGCTGCTGACCAAGCTGCAGCCGATCAAGCTGCTGCGGATCAAGCAGTCGCCGATCAGGCCGCAGCCGACCAAGCGGCTGCTGACAAAGCCGCTGCCGATCAGTCAGCCGCCGATCAAGCCGCTGCTGACCAAGCCGCTGCCGATCAGGCCGCCGCCGACCAAGCAGCAGCTGACCAAGCCGTAGCCGATCAAGCAGCCGCCGACCAAGCCGCAGCTGACCAAGCAGCAGCCGATCAAGCCGCTGCCGATCAGGCCGCAGCCGATCAGGCCGCTGCCGACAAAGCCGCTGCCGATCAAGCAGCCGCCGCTCAAGCCGTGACGGATCAGCCTGCCGCCGATCAGGCAGCACCCGCTGCTGACGCAACCACTTCGGCTGACGCGACCACGGCGCCTGCCGCAGACGCCAGCACCTCTGCGGATGCGGCCACCGCACTCGCCGCTGATACGGCGACCGACGACGCCGCCGCCGCTGCCGCAGCGATTGCAGCACAGTCGGGCGATGCAGCGACTGCCGACGCCACAGCGACGCCAGAGACCACCACAACCGAAGCCGCACCCGCCGACGCGGCCCCGACCTCGACCATCGAAACCGACACGACCGCCGAAACCTCCACCCCCCCGGCGGCACCCACGACGACCGAGGCCGCACCCGCCACCGCTGACACCACGGCAACTGCCGAGGTTCAGCCCGCACCGCTGACCGCCGAAGAACAGGCCGCCCGCGATGCCGAACGTCAGGCCGCGCGCGAATCCTCTGCCGCCGCCACGGCGACTAGCGCAGACCTCGCGAACGATCCCGCCGTCGTGACCGAAGAGGTCACACAGCAAGGCGTGCGTTCCGCCAGTCAGGATTTCGCGACATCCGTGACCGGTGACACCACGACCACGACCACCACGGGCGATGCCCCCGTCACCGCCGAAAACACCGACAAGGGCGGCCTGTCGACCTTCGAAAAGGCGCTGGTCCTCGGTCTCGGCGCCGTGGCTGTCGGCGCGATCCTCAAGAATGGCGACAAGGTCGTGTCGAACTCCGGCGACCGCGTTGTCGTGCAGCGTGACGGAGAGTTGCGCGTGCTGAAGAACGACGACGTCCTGCTGCGCCAGCCCGGCGCGCAAGTGGCGACGCGCACCTTCGACGACGGCTCGACCCTGACGACCGTCACCCGTGAGGACAACAGCGTCGTGACCACGATCCGCGCCGCCGACGGCACCGTGCTGCGCCGCAGCCTGACCCGCGCCGACGGCACCGACGTCGCCCTGATCGACGATCTGGACAACACGACGCCCGTCGTGATCTCCAGCCTGCCGCCCGTCCCGCAGGAAACGGTCTCGACCTCCTCGGTCGCCCTGTCCGATCAGGCAGCGCTTCAGGCCGCGCTGACCGCCAGCCTGCGCGCCGACACCGGCCGCACCTACTCGCTGGAACAGGTCCGTGACATCCGCGAGGTCCGTGCCTTGGCCCCGCAGGTCGAACTGGCCGCGATCACGTTTGAGACCGGCTCTGCCGCGATCCAGCAAAGCCAGGCGGACGAGTTGGCCTCGCTCGGCGGTGCGATCCGTCAGATCGTCGCCAACGACCCCTCTGCCGTCTTCCTGGTCGAGGGTCACACGGACGCCGTGGGTGATGCGGGCTACAACCTCGCCCTCTCCGACCGTCGCGCCGAATCCGTCGCACTGGCGCTGTCGCAGTACTTTCAGGTGCCGCCGGAAAACCTTGTTACCCAAGGCTATGGCGAGCAGTTCCTGAAGGTGAACACGCAGACCGGCGAACGCGCCAACCGCCGCGCCGCCGTGCGCAACATCTCGGAACTGCTCAGCAACAGCTAA